A stretch of Vicinamibacterales bacterium DNA encodes these proteins:
- the mgtA gene encoding magnesium-translocating P-type ATPase translates to MAASRFVAERAVASRERSGGEPSPRAYWSLGADELLHRLGSSRDGLSPAEARRRLRQDGPNELGTQRRLSRLRVFLQQLRSPLLLLLIFAAGASAATREWIDAGIVALIVLVSVLVGYSREYSAQRAADALRARIGTRATVVRAGGVAHVATGEIVRGDVVLLAAGSLVPADAVVLEAADFFVSEAVLTGESFPVRKQVGAVGIRAALHERSNCVFLGANVRSGSARCVVVATGPSTEFGAIARRLTLRPPETEFDRGIRRFGYVLTSAMTVMVLLVFGAHVLLGRAPIETLLFAVALAVGLSPELLPAILSVNLARGAQMMAGHGVLVRRLPAIENLGSMNILCTDKTGTLTDGVVQLDGAYDIHGRASELVLQLGALNAALTTGVNSPLDDAITAACTPPPGQAAKLGEIPFDFVRKRVSVAVKTIEGTVLITKGAFPRVIEVCTRTPDGTPLTPAVLAAVRERYDTWSRQGVRVLGVAQRAAADQPDYRRDDEREMTFAGFLTFVDRPKEGVAEAIAALAALGVSVKLITGDNTLVAQHIAARVGLPAARLITGRELDELHDEALWSAAERTDVFAEVDPNQKERIILSLKKMGHVVGFLGDGVNDVPAMHAADTSLSVEGAVDVAREAADFVLLERGLDVIRRGIEEGRKTFANTLKYVLITTSANLGNMASMAAASVFLPFLPLTAGQILLNNFLSDIPAVGIAGDAVDRELVDRPRRWDMAFITRYMIEFGALSSLFDVVTFAVLLVLFHADPSAFRTGWFVESLLTELLVVLVMRTRRPFFRSRPGRLLLLSTTALIPITFALPYAPFAAAFGFVPLPAAVVAAIGGIACLYVAATELQKQWFYRATTGVIADGA, encoded by the coding sequence ATGGCTGCCAGCCGCTTTGTCGCGGAGCGAGCGGTCGCATCACGCGAACGGAGTGGAGGCGAACCGTCTCCGCGCGCGTACTGGTCGCTGGGTGCGGACGAACTTCTCCACCGTCTCGGGTCGAGTCGGGACGGGCTGTCGCCGGCCGAGGCCCGCCGCCGACTGCGGCAGGACGGCCCCAACGAGCTCGGCACGCAGCGCCGGCTGTCGCGGCTCCGGGTCTTCCTCCAACAGCTCCGCAGTCCGCTGCTGCTCCTCCTCATCTTCGCCGCCGGCGCTTCAGCCGCCACGCGCGAGTGGATCGACGCCGGCATCGTCGCGCTGATCGTGCTCGTCTCGGTGCTGGTGGGATACTCGCGTGAGTACAGCGCGCAGCGCGCCGCCGACGCATTGCGGGCCCGCATCGGCACGCGCGCCACTGTGGTGCGCGCCGGCGGCGTCGCGCACGTGGCCACCGGGGAGATCGTGCGCGGCGACGTGGTGCTGCTTGCCGCCGGCAGTCTCGTTCCTGCCGATGCCGTCGTGCTCGAGGCGGCGGACTTCTTCGTGAGCGAAGCGGTGCTGACGGGCGAGAGCTTTCCCGTCCGGAAACAGGTGGGTGCCGTGGGGATTCGCGCGGCGCTCCACGAGCGCAGCAACTGCGTGTTCCTCGGCGCGAACGTGCGGAGCGGCTCGGCCCGCTGCGTCGTCGTCGCGACCGGGCCCTCAACCGAGTTCGGTGCGATCGCCCGGCGGCTCACGCTGAGGCCGCCGGAAACGGAGTTCGACCGCGGCATCCGCCGCTTCGGCTACGTGCTGACGAGCGCGATGACCGTCATGGTGCTGCTGGTCTTCGGGGCACACGTGCTCCTCGGCCGCGCGCCGATAGAAACCCTGCTCTTCGCGGTCGCCCTCGCGGTCGGCCTCAGCCCGGAACTCCTGCCGGCCATCCTGAGCGTGAACCTCGCACGCGGCGCGCAGATGATGGCGGGGCATGGCGTTCTGGTGCGGCGGCTCCCCGCCATCGAGAACCTGGGGAGCATGAACATCCTGTGCACGGACAAGACCGGTACCCTCACCGACGGCGTCGTGCAGCTGGACGGCGCCTACGACATCCACGGCCGTGCCTCGGAGCTGGTGCTGCAACTCGGCGCGCTCAACGCCGCCCTGACGACTGGCGTCAACAGCCCGCTGGACGACGCGATTACTGCAGCCTGCACACCGCCGCCGGGCCAGGCCGCCAAACTCGGCGAGATCCCGTTCGACTTCGTGCGCAAGCGCGTCAGCGTGGCGGTGAAGACGATCGAGGGCACGGTGCTGATCACCAAAGGGGCATTCCCCCGCGTCATCGAGGTGTGCACCCGCACGCCGGACGGAACCCCGCTGACGCCGGCGGTGCTCGCCGCGGTCCGTGAGCGCTACGACACGTGGTCGCGGCAGGGCGTCCGCGTGCTGGGGGTGGCTCAGCGGGCCGCGGCCGACCAACCCGATTACCGCCGGGACGACGAGCGGGAAATGACCTTTGCCGGCTTCCTCACATTCGTGGATCGGCCGAAGGAAGGCGTGGCCGAAGCGATTGCCGCGCTCGCCGCGCTCGGCGTCTCGGTGAAACTGATCACGGGTGACAACACGCTGGTCGCGCAGCACATCGCGGCGCGGGTCGGCCTGCCCGCCGCGCGCCTGATCACCGGCCGGGAGCTCGACGAGCTCCACGACGAAGCGCTGTGGTCCGCAGCCGAGAGGACGGACGTCTTCGCCGAAGTGGATCCGAACCAGAAGGAGCGCATCATCCTCTCGCTCAAGAAGATGGGACACGTCGTCGGATTCCTCGGCGACGGCGTGAACGATGTGCCGGCGATGCATGCCGCCGATACCAGCCTCTCGGTCGAGGGCGCGGTGGACGTCGCCCGGGAGGCGGCGGACTTCGTGCTGCTCGAACGCGGACTCGACGTGATCCGCCGCGGCATCGAGGAGGGGCGCAAGACGTTCGCCAATACGCTCAAGTACGTCCTGATCACCACCAGCGCCAATCTCGGGAACATGGCGAGCATGGCGGCGGCATCCGTGTTCCTGCCGTTCCTGCCGCTCACTGCCGGACAGATCCTGCTGAACAACTTCCTGTCGGACATCCCGGCGGTCGGCATCGCCGGCGATGCCGTCGATCGCGAGCTGGTGGACCGGCCGCGGCGCTGGGACATGGCGTTCATCACGCGCTACATGATCGAGTTCGGCGCGCTGAGCTCGCTGTTCGACGTCGTGACGTTCGCTGTCCTGCTCGTGCTCTTTCACGCGGATCCGTCGGCGTTCCGCACCGGCTGGTTCGTCGAGTCACTGCTCACGGAGCTGCTGGTCGTGCTGGTGATGCGGACGCGGCGTCCGTTCTTCCGCAGCCGGCCCGGCCGTCTGCTCCTCCTGTCCACCACGGCGCTGATCCCGATTACGTTCGCCCTTCCCTACGCGCCCTTCGCGGCCGCGTTCGGATTCGTGCCGCTGCCGGCTGCCGTGGTCGCCGCGATCGGCGGCATCGCCTGTCTGTATGTCGCGGCAACCGAACTGCAGAAGCAGTGGTTCTATCGCGCGACAACCGGCGTGATCGCCGATGGAGCGTAA
- a CDS encoding Crp/Fnr family transcriptional regulator encodes MAPRRIRAQERMTLPPNRQKPSPHAADAQQNRLLALLPPRVLGRIVPHLEPVHLHRKEVLFRAHEPVRAAYFPSSAVISLVSTLESGQSLEVGLIGRDGLAGTAVLPGITQMSCDGVVQIPGLAHRMSAEILRREVLGDETLYSTVGRFAQVLLVRSMQMSVCNMFHSVEQRCIRWLLTVSDLINNGDIPLTHDLMATMLGVHRPTVTVVLRSLHRAGLVNEKRGLILIRDRDRLQDACCECYRVMRDEQWRLLGY; translated from the coding sequence ATGGCCCCCCGTCGCATCCGCGCCCAGGAGCGAATGACGCTGCCGCCGAACCGGCAGAAGCCCTCGCCGCACGCCGCTGACGCGCAGCAGAACCGGCTGCTCGCGCTGCTGCCGCCGCGAGTCCTCGGGCGCATCGTCCCGCATCTCGAGCCGGTGCATCTGCATCGAAAGGAAGTGCTGTTCCGCGCGCACGAGCCCGTCAGGGCCGCCTACTTTCCGAGCAGCGCGGTGATCTCGCTCGTCTCGACGCTGGAGTCGGGCCAGTCGCTCGAGGTCGGCCTGATCGGCCGCGACGGACTCGCCGGGACGGCAGTGTTGCCGGGGATCACGCAGATGTCGTGCGACGGCGTCGTGCAGATCCCGGGCCTCGCCCACCGGATGAGCGCGGAGATCCTGCGGCGGGAAGTTCTCGGCGACGAAACCCTGTACTCGACGGTCGGACGTTTCGCGCAGGTGCTGCTCGTGCGCAGCATGCAGATGTCGGTCTGCAACATGTTTCACTCCGTGGAGCAGCGGTGCATCCGCTGGCTGCTGACCGTCAGCGACTTGATCAACAACGGCGACATTCCGCTGACCCACGACCTGATGGCCACGATGCTGGGAGTGCACCGGCCCACGGTCACCGTGGTCCTCCGGTCGCTGCACCGGGCCGGTCTGGTCAACGAGAAGCGGGGCTTGATTCTGATTCGCGATCGAGATCGTCTCCAGGACGCGTGCTGCGAGTGCTACCGCGTGATGCGGGACGAGCAGTGGCGGCTCCTCGGCTACTGA
- a CDS encoding response regulator, whose translation MRDAVAPRKNPRSPCCFSMNGKRSLTVLVVDDETLLRWSIAELLRRGGHTVLEAASAESARGALNRAAQRLDVILLDYRLPDAHDLTFFEEVRRTVPRSAVILMTAFATPEMTRAALERGAYCVLTKPFEMRGFEDLVMAACRPSRYH comes from the coding sequence GTGCGCGACGCCGTCGCGCCGCGCAAAAACCCGCGGTCGCCGTGTTGTTTTTCAATGAACGGGAAGCGATCGCTGACCGTGCTCGTCGTTGACGACGAGACGCTCCTGCGCTGGTCGATCGCCGAACTGCTGCGGCGCGGGGGACATACGGTCCTCGAGGCGGCCAGCGCCGAGAGCGCCCGCGGCGCGCTCAACCGCGCGGCGCAGCGTCTCGACGTGATCCTGCTCGATTACCGATTGCCCGACGCGCACGATCTGACGTTTTTCGAGGAGGTCCGGCGCACCGTGCCGCGGAGCGCCGTGATACTCATGACGGCCTTTGCGACCCCGGAAATGACCCGGGCGGCGCTGGAGCGTGGAGCGTACTGCGTCCTGACGAAACCCTTCGAGATGCGCGGCTTCGAAGATCTGGTGATGGCGGCGTGCCGGCCATCCCGCTATCACTAG
- a CDS encoding PAS domain S-box protein, whose protein sequence is MSRFLQKVRTAWCASASRYAAALGLFAGAVLLRDLFTESFGTDAPYLHFYPAIIIAAWYGGLGPGLLTTALSTLAAMYSLLPPAGFAVGDPTDQLSLAVFAATGIVISSLNHRLHVTQQAQREAIATSTARAERLDAILNMTADGIIVIDAAGRIEAFNRGAADLFGYPESEVLGRNVSILMPSPHHEQHGGYLERYLRTGDPKIIGIGREVEGRRRDGSVFPMELSVGEMLIDGERKFTGIIHDLTRRVESEVRLREQAALARLGEMAAVIAHEVKNPLAGIRGAIQVFGSRMVQDGASAQILGEIVSRIDALDRMMKDLLLFARPPNPKRAPVDIVPLVKTTANLLNEDPALKHLDIQIGGTAPPVAADPDMLRIVFQNLFLNSAQAMRGKGRILVGVEMVDGNCQIAFSDGGPGIPADVREKIFTPFFTTKARGSGLGLPTVKRFVEAHNGEVDVDCPPAGGTTVVIRLPIAEAAGGQPAVV, encoded by the coding sequence GTGAGCCGCTTTCTGCAAAAGGTGCGAACCGCCTGGTGCGCCTCCGCATCGCGCTACGCCGCTGCGCTCGGTCTGTTCGCCGGCGCGGTCCTGCTTCGGGACCTGTTCACGGAATCCTTCGGCACCGACGCGCCCTACCTGCATTTCTACCCCGCGATCATCATTGCGGCCTGGTATGGCGGTCTCGGCCCGGGGCTGCTGACGACCGCCTTGTCGACCCTCGCGGCGATGTACTCCCTGCTGCCGCCGGCGGGGTTCGCGGTGGGCGATCCCACCGACCAGTTGTCGCTGGCCGTGTTCGCGGCCACCGGCATCGTGATCTCCTCGTTGAATCATCGGCTGCACGTGACGCAGCAGGCCCAGCGGGAGGCCATTGCGACGTCCACCGCGCGGGCCGAGCGCCTCGACGCCATCCTCAACATGACGGCGGACGGCATCATCGTCATCGACGCCGCGGGACGCATCGAAGCGTTCAATCGCGGCGCCGCGGATCTTTTCGGCTATCCGGAGAGTGAAGTGCTCGGGCGGAACGTCAGCATCCTGATGCCATCGCCGCACCACGAACAGCACGGCGGCTATCTCGAGCGCTATCTGCGCACCGGCGATCCGAAGATCATCGGCATCGGACGGGAGGTAGAGGGCCGCCGGCGCGACGGCAGTGTGTTCCCGATGGAACTGTCGGTCGGCGAGATGCTGATCGACGGGGAACGGAAGTTCACCGGCATCATCCACGACCTGACGAGGCGCGTGGAGTCTGAAGTCCGGCTGCGGGAACAGGCGGCGCTGGCGAGGCTCGGCGAAATGGCGGCGGTGATCGCGCACGAGGTGAAGAACCCGCTTGCCGGAATTCGCGGCGCCATTCAGGTCTTTGGCAGCCGCATGGTGCAGGACGGCGCGAGCGCGCAGATTCTCGGCGAGATCGTGTCCCGCATCGACGCGCTCGACCGCATGATGAAGGATCTGCTGCTCTTCGCGCGTCCACCGAACCCGAAGCGGGCGCCGGTGGACATCGTGCCGCTGGTCAAGACCACGGCGAATCTCCTCAATGAAGATCCCGCACTGAAGCACCTGGACATTCAGATCGGCGGGACCGCGCCGCCGGTCGCCGCCGATCCCGACATGCTCAGAATCGTCTTCCAGAACCTGTTCCTGAACAGCGCTCAGGCGATGCGCGGCAAGGGCCGGATCCTGGTTGGCGTGGAGATGGTCGACGGGAACTGCCAGATCGCGTTCTCGGACGGCGGCCCCGGCATCCCCGCGGACGTCCGCGAGAAGATCTTCACGCCGTTCTTCACCACGAAGGCTCGAGGATCGGGCCTGGGTCTGCCGACGGTGAAACGGTTCGTCGAAGCGCACAACGGCGAGGTCGACGTCGACTGCCCGCCCGCCGGAGGCACGACCGTCGTCATCCGGCTCCCAATCGCGGAGGCCGCGGGCGGACAGCCGGCGGTCGTCTGA
- a CDS encoding outer membrane beta-barrel protein, producing the protein MRVASPLAALLVLVLASGSASAQTAGRGNVWRHGTTVTGFAGIATDGSRSGPSIGGSIGWEVTPRVSLDGDGAWLEFGDGMSTFAASLKARARILGIRPVDPFIEAGVGFCRTSVAMTTRRPPAFYARRLSAGMMPGGPEMTFTDPTLAIGTGVHIFVSRRFSLRPALDATVVLRDRRHYVITTAALQAVFHLEDHPVTPSGRR; encoded by the coding sequence ATGCGCGTCGCTTCCCCTCTCGCGGCACTTCTCGTGCTGGTCCTCGCCTCCGGCTCCGCTTCCGCACAAACCGCCGGGCGCGGAAACGTCTGGCGCCACGGCACCACCGTGACCGGGTTTGCCGGGATCGCCACCGATGGCTCGCGCAGCGGTCCGTCGATCGGCGGCTCCATCGGGTGGGAAGTCACGCCCCGGGTCTCTCTGGACGGGGACGGCGCGTGGCTCGAGTTCGGGGATGGCATGTCGACGTTCGCGGCCTCCCTCAAAGCGCGCGCCCGCATTCTCGGAATCCGGCCGGTCGATCCGTTCATCGAGGCAGGCGTCGGGTTCTGCCGCACGTCGGTGGCCATGACGACGAGGCGGCCGCCCGCGTTCTACGCACGGCGACTGTCCGCCGGCATGATGCCTGGCGGTCCCGAGATGACGTTCACCGATCCGACGTTGGCGATCGGGACCGGCGTCCACATCTTCGTCAGCCGGCGTTTTTCGCTCAGACCGGCGCTGGATGCGACGGTCGTGCTCCGTGACCGGCGGCATTACGTGATCACCACCGCCGCCCTGCAGGCGGTCTTCCATCTGGAGGACCACCCCGTCACGCCGTCCGGGAGACGGTGA
- a CDS encoding S8 family serine peptidase has protein sequence MLRHGVLGASALRVLCRSLVLLAGGTTINAGVGAQADVKTTTAPSELVVHFSGGLVSSNFATTIVDLAAAGLIPLRVYVDRDGLTPQQILLKLNLLPVETVAPEFDRYLCSINAHVCTVRNGHGVWTNEKAPPDAAVTSTLCPDRRLPDYALCLPQLDVRSFTSVSKLKYTAGVDEPLGAIVTSRTEGCARWDERCTRLVAGFNPGVDWNAKGFSGELLLPARRVTLRLPVGSPDHLTRLTKVLDLSAAKLTKAGQTTAANPRIVYAVPNAAMKGGGGSPVPMESPADSRDVLLKMKYPYATAAEIDKVHLRKVTVGIWDNPVDGNHCDFLGRGGERNPFMKPPDNLPPDPNGPRLPVKVKACGEARVPSSFSEHFDHGTFVAGLIAARENGVGVVGADPRATIWAFEYAKDRFVNNDPIVRIASEHGPPDIVNLSLQDELLRTVRSELELMVEQYRSVVLYVVAAGNNGATVSAGQNCPFVPGCFSTIPALAENVVSVVALAADGESPLEGAHATNRGTAFDVAAVGVATSTLYGDSTGEMDGTSVAAPFVSGLAALLKAQSVRTSLAPATLRQRILYTADFSEQLDEIARFGRINFARALATARDSTTFKPNRQPGVDGSRQLIKQGESIVINEAVQNGVELPAVTGGRPLPLTRLRRLAFDSASGKYWVVFVDELGALQKYSKVVFAANSFLRYRGGPATQVNLTDVQDFTCALDCK, from the coding sequence ATGCTGCGTCATGGCGTCCTGGGCGCTTCAGCTCTTCGAGTGCTCTGCCGCTCGCTGGTGCTGCTCGCCGGTGGTACGACGATCAACGCCGGCGTCGGCGCACAGGCGGATGTCAAGACCACCACGGCCCCCAGCGAACTCGTCGTTCACTTTTCGGGTGGCCTGGTCTCGAGCAACTTCGCTACCACGATTGTCGACCTCGCGGCCGCGGGCCTGATCCCCCTGCGCGTGTACGTGGATCGCGACGGGCTGACGCCGCAGCAGATCCTGCTGAAGCTGAATCTGCTGCCGGTCGAGACCGTTGCGCCCGAATTCGACCGGTATCTCTGCTCCATCAACGCGCACGTCTGTACCGTCCGCAACGGGCACGGCGTCTGGACGAACGAGAAGGCGCCGCCGGACGCGGCGGTTACGAGCACTCTCTGCCCCGACCGGCGGCTGCCGGACTACGCCCTCTGTCTGCCGCAGCTCGACGTGCGCTCCTTTACCAGCGTCAGCAAGCTGAAATACACGGCCGGCGTCGATGAACCGCTCGGCGCGATTGTCACCTCACGCACCGAAGGATGCGCCCGCTGGGACGAACGCTGTACCCGGCTCGTCGCCGGCTTCAATCCGGGTGTGGACTGGAACGCCAAAGGATTCTCGGGGGAGCTGCTCCTGCCCGCCCGCCGTGTAACGCTGCGTCTGCCGGTCGGATCTCCGGATCACCTCACCCGCCTGACGAAGGTGCTCGACCTCTCTGCCGCGAAGCTCACCAAGGCTGGCCAGACCACGGCCGCCAACCCGCGGATCGTCTACGCCGTCCCCAACGCCGCGATGAAGGGCGGGGGCGGGTCGCCGGTTCCCATGGAATCGCCGGCCGACTCCCGGGACGTGCTCCTCAAGATGAAGTATCCGTACGCGACGGCGGCCGAGATCGACAAGGTCCACCTCAGGAAGGTCACCGTCGGCATCTGGGACAACCCCGTCGACGGCAATCACTGCGACTTTCTCGGGCGCGGCGGCGAGCGCAATCCGTTCATGAAACCGCCGGACAACCTGCCGCCCGATCCCAATGGCCCGCGGCTTCCGGTGAAGGTCAAGGCGTGCGGCGAGGCGCGCGTCCCCAGCTCCTTCAGCGAGCACTTCGATCACGGCACATTCGTGGCCGGGTTGATCGCCGCCCGGGAGAACGGCGTGGGCGTGGTCGGCGCGGATCCGCGCGCGACCATCTGGGCGTTCGAGTACGCGAAGGACCGGTTCGTCAACAACGACCCGATCGTCCGCATCGCCAGCGAGCACGGGCCGCCCGACATCGTCAATCTCAGCCTGCAGGATGAACTCCTGCGCACCGTGCGGTCGGAACTGGAGCTGATGGTCGAGCAGTACCGCTCCGTCGTCCTCTACGTCGTCGCCGCCGGCAACAACGGGGCGACGGTGAGCGCGGGGCAGAACTGCCCGTTCGTGCCCGGCTGCTTCTCGACCATCCCCGCGCTCGCCGAGAACGTCGTCAGCGTGGTGGCGCTGGCGGCCGATGGCGAGTCGCCGCTGGAAGGGGCGCATGCGACCAACCGGGGCACCGCGTTCGACGTCGCCGCGGTCGGCGTCGCGACCAGTACCCTGTACGGCGACTCCACGGGCGAGATGGACGGCACCTCGGTCGCGGCGCCGTTCGTCTCCGGGCTGGCCGCGCTGCTCAAGGCGCAGTCGGTGCGAACCTCCCTCGCGCCCGCCACCCTGCGGCAGCGGATCCTCTATACCGCCGACTTCTCCGAACAGCTCGACGAGATCGCGCGCTTCGGGCGCATCAACTTCGCTCGAGCGCTCGCCACCGCCCGCGACTCGACGACGTTCAAGCCGAACCGGCAGCCGGGCGTCGACGGCAGCCGGCAATTGATCAAGCAGGGCGAGTCGATCGTGATCAATGAGGCCGTGCAGAACGGCGTCGAGCTGCCGGCGGTCACCGGCGGGCGGCCGCTGCCGCTGACGCGGCTTCGGCGCCTGGCGTTCGACAGCGCCTCGGGGAAGTACTGGGTCGTCTTCGTCGACGAGCTGGGGGCGCTGCAGAAGTACAGCAAGGTGGTCTTTGCCGCGAACTCGTTCCTGAGGTACCGGGGAGGGCCCGCGACGCAAGTCAACCTGACCGACGTCCAGGACTTCACCTGCGCGCTCGACTGCAAATGA
- a CDS encoding serine protease → MRMRFATTALAFVGALAGARIAQAQIHREGLPQALKEPLKASAFKDRGDGVVWMGRVDAPPESAWIRVHFKNIKSPPDSKYTIVLRDRSERVAARYTPGQFADSQEFLSDVLFTNRATIEVEGTPRALTFEVDRIIYEVDSVGRLVPQSTVPNWRTVPEAVTLLKKPTLAEAARSVAKLFVGDGFVCTGFLIAPNLLLTNHHCLRESLSFSQSDGAPLERRQCSDIVLLFDFDQQGAPTRAIRTRCVGVKDFDPRLDFAVLQLDPKAVEIEKAPRPFLKLADGPTTFKGGLYVLHHPAGLAKKVSFACESFEGKADAAPILEHDCSTVGGSSGSPLFNEAGEVVALHFAGAYPRNLTMEEIEINIMRGAIYRNKARPVSALQPRLAALVR, encoded by the coding sequence ATGCGCATGCGATTCGCGACCACTGCCCTTGCATTCGTCGGCGCGCTCGCCGGAGCCCGGATCGCTCAGGCGCAGATCCACCGCGAAGGCCTGCCGCAGGCACTCAAGGAACCGTTGAAGGCGTCCGCCTTCAAGGACCGCGGCGACGGCGTTGTCTGGATGGGAAGGGTGGATGCCCCGCCCGAGTCTGCGTGGATCCGCGTGCACTTCAAAAACATCAAGTCGCCGCCGGACAGCAAGTACACCATCGTCCTGCGCGACCGGTCCGAGCGGGTCGCCGCCCGCTACACCCCGGGGCAGTTCGCAGACTCGCAGGAGTTTCTCTCGGACGTCCTGTTCACGAACCGGGCGACGATCGAGGTCGAGGGCACGCCCCGCGCGCTCACGTTCGAGGTCGATCGCATCATCTACGAGGTCGATTCGGTCGGGCGCCTGGTCCCGCAGTCCACCGTTCCCAACTGGCGCACCGTGCCGGAGGCGGTCACGCTGCTGAAGAAGCCGACGCTCGCCGAGGCGGCGCGCTCGGTCGCCAAGCTGTTCGTGGGAGACGGGTTCGTGTGCACGGGATTCCTGATCGCGCCGAACCTGCTGCTCACCAACCATCACTGCCTGCGCGAATCGCTGTCGTTCAGCCAGAGCGACGGCGCTCCGCTCGAGCGCCGGCAGTGCAGCGACATCGTGCTCCTCTTCGATTTCGATCAGCAGGGAGCGCCCACCCGGGCGATCCGCACGCGATGCGTCGGCGTCAAGGACTTCGATCCCAGGCTGGACTTCGCCGTGCTGCAGCTCGATCCGAAGGCCGTCGAGATCGAGAAGGCGCCGCGGCCGTTCCTGAAACTGGCCGACGGCCCCACGACGTTCAAGGGCGGCCTGTATGTGCTCCACCACCCGGCGGGGCTCGCCAAGAAGGTGTCGTTCGCCTGCGAGTCGTTCGAGGGCAAGGCCGATGCCGCGCCAATCCTCGAGCACGACTGTTCGACCGTCGGCGGCAGCTCCGGCTCGCCGCTCTTCAATGAGGCAGGCGAGGTGGTGGCGCTGCACTTCGCCGGCGCCTACCCGCGGAACCTCACGATGGAAGAGATCGAGATCAACATCATGCGCGGCGCGATCTACCGCAACAAGGCCAGGCCGGTCAGCGCGCTGCAGCCCCGCCTCGCGGCGCTGGTCCGGTAG